A window of the Pseudomonas fluorescens genome harbors these coding sequences:
- a CDS encoding mannitol dehydrogenase family protein, with protein sequence MKLNKQNLNRLAAEVKLPAYSLSDTRQGIAHIGVGGFHRAHQAYYTDALMNTGEALDWAICGVGLRAEDRRARDDLKEQDYLFTLFELGDSDDTEVRVIGAIRDMLLAEDSTQVLIEKLADPQIRIVSLTITEGGYCIDDSNGEFMAHLPQIQHDLTYPQQPKTVFGFLCAALAKRRAAGTPAFTVMSCDNLPHNGAVTRKALLAFTALLDPDLREWIDANVSFPNAMVDRITPMTSTAHRLQLADKHAVDDAWPVVCEPFVQWVLEDKFVNGRPAWEKVGVQFTDDVSPYEEMKIKLLNGSHLALTYLGFLKGYRFVHDTMNDPLFVRYMRAYMDLDVTPQLAPVPGIDLTEYKETLVARFSNQAIADQLERVCSDGSSKFPKFTIPTINRLIADGRETKRAALVVAAWALYLKGVDENGDTYSIPDPRAAFCQALVAEDALITERLLGVEEIFGTAIPRSPEFVAAFEWCLNSLREEGVTRTLERILA encoded by the coding sequence ATGAAACTGAACAAGCAAAACCTCAACCGCCTGGCCGCCGAAGTCAAACTGCCGGCCTACAGCCTCAGCGACACCCGCCAGGGCATCGCCCACATTGGCGTCGGCGGTTTCCATCGCGCGCATCAGGCGTATTACACCGATGCACTGATGAACACCGGCGAAGCGCTGGACTGGGCCATTTGCGGCGTCGGCCTGCGCGCCGAAGACCGCCGCGCCCGTGACGACCTCAAGGAGCAGGATTACCTGTTCACCCTGTTCGAACTCGGCGACAGCGACGACACCGAAGTCCGCGTCATCGGCGCGATCCGCGACATGCTACTGGCCGAGGACAGCACTCAGGTGCTGATCGAAAAACTCGCCGACCCGCAGATCCGCATCGTCTCGCTGACCATCACCGAGGGCGGTTATTGCATCGATGACAGCAACGGCGAGTTCATGGCGCACCTGCCACAGATCCAGCACGACCTGACCTACCCGCAGCAGCCAAAAACCGTGTTCGGTTTTCTCTGTGCGGCGCTGGCCAAGCGACGTGCGGCGGGCACTCCGGCGTTCACGGTGATGTCCTGCGATAACCTGCCGCACAACGGCGCTGTCACCCGCAAGGCACTGCTGGCCTTCACCGCGCTACTGGATCCGGACCTGCGCGAATGGATCGACGCCAACGTCAGCTTCCCCAACGCCATGGTCGACCGCATCACACCGATGACCAGCACCGCGCATCGCCTGCAACTGGCGGACAAACACGCCGTCGACGACGCCTGGCCGGTGGTCTGCGAACCGTTCGTGCAATGGGTGCTGGAAGACAAATTCGTCAACGGCCGCCCGGCCTGGGAAAAAGTCGGCGTGCAGTTCACCGACGACGTTTCGCCCTACGAAGAGATGAAGATCAAACTGCTCAACGGCAGCCATCTGGCGCTGACCTATCTGGGCTTTTTGAAGGGCTACCGCTTCGTTCACGACACCATGAACGACCCGTTGTTCGTGCGTTACATGCGCGCTTATATGGACCTGGACGTGACTCCGCAACTGGCGCCGGTGCCGGGCATCGACCTGACCGAATACAAGGAAACGCTGGTAGCGCGGTTCTCCAATCAGGCGATTGCCGATCAGCTGGAGCGGGTTTGCTCGGATGGTTCGTCGAAGTTTCCCAAGTTCACCATTCCGACGATCAATCGGTTGATTGCCGATGGGCGTGAGACCAAACGCGCGGCGTTGGTGGTGGCGGCCTGGGCGCTCTACTTGAAGGGTGTGGACGAGAATGGCGACACTTACTCGATACCGGATCCTCGGGCGGCGTTTTGTCAGGCGTTGGTGGCGGAGGATGCTTTGATCACTGAGCGGTTGTTGGGGGTTGAAGAAATCTTCGGTACGGCGATACCCCGTTCGCCAGAGTTTGTTGCGGCGTTTGAGTGGTGTCTGAACAGCTTGCGCGAAGAAGGCGTCACTCGGACCCTCGAGCGTATTCTGGCCTGA
- a CDS encoding type VI secretion system tip protein VgrG yields MLDANATHITLTLEGACADLQVLSFTGREALNEPFRFDIELVSARPDLKLEELLHKPGCLTFGATGEGKIHGLVYRIEQGDSGKTLTRYSISLVPQLAYLRHNHDQQIFQQMTVPKIIAQVLEDRGILSDAYSFQLGAEYPERDYCVQYDESDLHFIQRLCEEEGIHFHFQHSSSGHKLVFGDDQTVFRKLKPVNYQQDSGMTADKPVIKRFNLRLETRTSRVSRRDYDFEKPKILPEGAVKSEFMPDLEDYDYPGRFTTRERGKFLSTRALERHRSDYKLAEGKGDEPTLTTGHFMTLAEHPRAEWNDMWLLLEIFHEGKQPQVLGENVTSDVTDNKSDFHQGYRNSFVATPWDAHYRPALAHPKPKVLGSQTAIVTGPGGEEIHCDQYGRVKVQFHWDREGQADDKTTCWLRVASGWAGAAYGGIAIPRVGMEVLVTFLEGDPDQPLVTGCLYHKENVVPYDLPANKTRSTFKTLSSPGGKGYNEFRIEDKKGVEQIYIHAQRDWDENIEHDQKIRVGNERHDTVEANVLSEFKVEEHRITHLDRVSEMRANDHLTVGVTQHVKVGTGQFVEAGTEIHYHAGEKVVIEGGMELTAKAGGSFVKVDAGGVTISGAEVKVNTGGAPGVGSGIQILVPFIPGLAALDKAGRLMQTRLNQKIEAESLAVVPKLKAPKGICVECLKKAMREKLALQSGAN; encoded by the coding sequence ATGCTGGACGCCAACGCTACCCACATTACCCTCACGCTCGAAGGCGCTTGCGCCGACCTGCAAGTCCTCAGCTTCACCGGTCGCGAAGCCCTCAACGAACCGTTCCGTTTCGACATCGAACTGGTCAGCGCCCGCCCCGACCTCAAACTTGAAGAACTCCTGCACAAGCCTGGCTGCCTGACCTTCGGCGCCACTGGTGAGGGCAAGATTCATGGTCTGGTGTATCGCATCGAGCAAGGCGACTCCGGCAAGACCCTGACCCGTTACAGCATCAGTCTGGTCCCGCAACTGGCCTACCTGCGGCACAACCATGACCAGCAGATTTTCCAGCAAATGACGGTGCCGAAGATCATCGCCCAGGTGCTGGAAGATCGCGGGATCCTGTCCGACGCCTACAGCTTCCAGCTCGGTGCCGAATACCCGGAACGTGATTACTGCGTGCAGTACGACGAATCCGACCTGCATTTCATCCAGCGCCTGTGCGAAGAGGAAGGCATTCACTTCCACTTCCAGCACAGCAGCAGCGGCCACAAACTGGTGTTCGGCGACGACCAGACCGTGTTCCGCAAACTGAAACCGGTGAACTACCAGCAAGACTCCGGCATGACCGCCGACAAACCGGTGATCAAGCGCTTCAACCTGCGCCTGGAAACCCGCACCAGCCGCGTCAGCCGCCGCGACTACGACTTCGAAAAACCGAAGATCCTGCCCGAAGGTGCCGTCAAATCCGAGTTCATGCCGGACCTGGAAGACTACGACTACCCAGGCCGCTTCACCACGCGCGAGCGCGGCAAGTTCCTCTCGACCCGCGCGCTGGAACGCCATCGCAGCGACTACAAACTCGCCGAAGGCAAAGGTGACGAACCGACCCTGACCACCGGCCATTTCATGACCCTGGCCGAACATCCGCGCGCCGAATGGAATGACATGTGGCTGCTGTTGGAAATCTTCCACGAAGGCAAACAGCCGCAAGTGCTGGGCGAAAACGTCACCAGCGACGTGACCGACAACAAGAGCGATTTCCATCAGGGCTACCGTAACTCGTTCGTGGCCACCCCGTGGGACGCCCACTACCGCCCTGCCCTCGCACACCCGAAACCGAAAGTCCTCGGCAGCCAGACCGCCATCGTCACCGGCCCCGGCGGCGAAGAAATCCACTGCGACCAGTACGGCCGCGTGAAAGTGCAATTCCACTGGGACCGCGAAGGCCAGGCTGACGACAAGACCACCTGCTGGCTGCGCGTCGCCAGCGGCTGGGCGGGAGCAGCCTACGGCGGCATCGCCATTCCACGGGTCGGCATGGAAGTGCTGGTGACCTTCCTTGAAGGCGACCCCGACCAGCCGCTGGTCACCGGCTGCCTGTACCACAAAGAAAACGTCGTTCCTTACGACTTGCCGGCGAACAAAACCCGCAGCACTTTCAAGACCCTCAGCTCCCCGGGCGGCAAGGGCTACAACGAGTTCCGCATCGAAGACAAGAAAGGCGTCGAGCAGATCTACATCCACGCCCAGCGCGACTGGGACGAAAACATCGAGCACGATCAGAAGATCCGCGTTGGCAACGAACGGCATGACACCGTTGAAGCCAATGTTTTAAGTGAGTTCAAGGTTGAAGAACACCGCATCACTCATCTGGATCGTGTCAGTGAGATGCGTGCCAACGATCACCTGACCGTGGGCGTGACTCAGCATGTGAAAGTCGGCACCGGGCAGTTCGTTGAAGCGGGCACGGAGATTCATTACCACGCCGGCGAAAAAGTGGTGATCGAAGGCGGCATGGAACTGACGGCCAAGGCTGGGGGGAGTTTCGTCAAGGTTGATGCGGGTGGCGTGACCATCAGTGGTGCGGAAGTGAAGGTCAATACTGGCGGTGCGCCGGGGGTTGGTTCTGGCATTCAGATCCTCGTGCCTTTCATTCCTGGCCTGGCAGCCCTCGACAAGGCCGGACGCTTGATGCAAACCCGGCTGAACCAAAAGATCGAGGCTGAATCGCTGGCCGTAGTGCCGAAGCTGAAGGCGCCGAAAGGCATCTGCGTTGAGTGCCTGAAGAAAGCCATGCGGGAAAAACTGGCCCTGCAATCGGGAGCCAATTGA
- a CDS encoding carbohydrate ABC transporter permease yields the protein MNTSTAKAHIDLSQPRRKSRVANPGWFLVSPSVALLLLWMIVPLGMTVYFSMIRYNLLDPGVNEFVGLENFIYFLTDSGFMPGATNTLLLVGSVLLISVVFGVLISALLEASEFFGRGIVRVMLISPFFIMPTVGALIWKNLIFHPVSGILAYIWKLFGAQPVDWLAHYPLLSIIIIVSWQWLPFAILILMTAMQSLDQEQKEAARLDGAGPIAIFWHLTLPHLARPIAVVVMIETIFLLSVFAEIFTTTNGGPGYASTNLAYLIYNQALVQFDVGMASAGGLIAVVIANIAAIILVRMIGKNLTDKA from the coding sequence ATGAATACTTCAACTGCCAAAGCCCACATCGACCTGTCGCAGCCCCGGCGCAAAAGCCGTGTGGCCAATCCCGGCTGGTTTCTGGTCAGCCCTTCGGTGGCCCTGTTGCTGCTGTGGATGATCGTGCCGCTGGGCATGACCGTCTATTTCTCGATGATCCGCTACAACCTGCTCGACCCCGGCGTAAACGAATTCGTCGGGCTGGAAAACTTCATCTATTTCCTGACCGACTCCGGCTTCATGCCCGGCGCCACCAACACCTTGCTGCTGGTCGGCAGCGTGCTGCTGATCAGCGTGGTGTTCGGTGTGTTGATCAGTGCGTTGCTGGAGGCCAGCGAGTTCTTCGGGCGCGGCATCGTGCGGGTGATGCTGATTTCGCCGTTTTTCATCATGCCCACGGTCGGTGCGCTGATCTGGAAAAACCTGATCTTCCACCCGGTCTCCGGGATCCTGGCTTACATCTGGAAGCTGTTCGGCGCGCAACCGGTGGACTGGCTCGCCCACTACCCGCTGCTGTCGATCATCATCATTGTCTCGTGGCAATGGCTGCCCTTCGCGATCCTGATTCTGATGACCGCCATGCAGTCCCTCGACCAGGAACAGAAAGAAGCCGCCCGCCTCGACGGTGCCGGCCCGATCGCAATCTTCTGGCACCTGACCCTGCCGCACCTGGCACGTCCGATTGCCGTAGTCGTGATGATTGAAACCATCTTCCTGCTGTCGGTGTTCGCCGAAATCTTCACCACCACCAACGGCGGCCCCGGTTACGCGTCGACCAACCTCGCCTACCTGATCTACAACCAGGCGCTGGTGCAGTTCGACGTCGGCATGGCCTCGGCCGGCGGCCTGATTGCCGTGGTCATCGCCAACATCGCCGCGATCATTCTGGTGCGGATGATCGGCAAAAACCTGACTGACAAAGCCTGA
- a CDS encoding carbohydrate ABC transporter permease, which produces MTLQQSRRLQSLLLGTLAWAIAIIIFFPIFWMVLTSFKTEIDAFATPPQFIFMPTLENYLHINERSDYFSFAWNSVVISFSATALCLLIAVPAAYSMAFYETQRTKGTLLWMLSTKMLPPVGVLMPIYLLAKSFGLLDTRIALIVIYTLINLPIVVWMVYTYFKDIPKDILEAARLDGATLAQEMLRVLLPIAKGGLASTVLLSLILCWNEAFWSLNLTSSKAAPLTALIASYSSPEGLFWAKLSAVSTLACAPILIFGWISQKQLVRGLSFGAVK; this is translated from the coding sequence ATGACTCTTCAACAATCCCGCCGGCTGCAAAGCCTGCTGCTCGGCACGCTGGCCTGGGCCATCGCGATCATCATTTTCTTCCCGATCTTCTGGATGGTGCTGACCAGTTTCAAGACCGAAATCGACGCCTTCGCCACGCCGCCGCAATTCATCTTCATGCCGACGCTGGAGAACTACCTGCACATCAACGAGCGCAGCGACTACTTCAGTTTCGCCTGGAACTCGGTAGTAATTTCCTTCAGCGCCACGGCTCTTTGCCTGCTGATCGCGGTGCCGGCGGCCTACTCGATGGCGTTCTACGAAACCCAGCGCACCAAAGGCACGCTGCTGTGGATGCTCTCCACCAAGATGCTGCCGCCGGTGGGTGTGCTGATGCCGATCTACCTGCTGGCCAAGAGTTTCGGCCTGCTTGATACGCGCATTGCGCTGATCGTGATCTACACGCTGATCAACCTGCCGATCGTGGTCTGGATGGTTTACACCTACTTCAAGGACATCCCCAAAGACATCCTCGAAGCCGCCCGCCTCGACGGCGCCACCCTGGCCCAGGAAATGCTCCGCGTGCTGCTGCCGATCGCCAAGGGCGGCCTGGCTTCGACCGTGCTGCTGTCGCTGATCCTGTGCTGGAACGAAGCGTTCTGGTCGCTGAACCTGACCTCGTCCAAAGCCGCGCCACTGACCGCGCTGATCGCCTCCTACTCAAGCCCCGAAGGATTGTTCTGGGCCAAGTTGTCGGCCGTGTCGACCCTGGCCTGCGCGCCGATCCTGATCTTCGGCTGGATCAGCCAGAAACAACTGGTGCGCGGCCTGTCGTTCGGCGCCGTCAAATAA
- a CDS encoding OprD family porin, giving the protein MRPPFPLITPRQSLGFGAFVLCAGFTAQVQASGFLEDTTAKIESRTVYFNRDFRDGHTSSDQGASKREESAQGFILNLQSGYTEGTVGFGIDALGMAGFQLDSSPDRSNSGLLPSSGENPRGSKGQYAKMGLTAKVKVSDTVLKYGALLPDLPLLKYNDGRLLPTMFNGAMLTSKEVKDLTFMAARLDKYTARDSTDSQDIRVHCKNKRYACNTTADHFDMYGFDYKINDRLTAQYHYAELEDIYRQHFVGLLANQPLGDGVLKADLRLLKSADSGEAKAGSIDNRALSGMLSYGISGHTFSAGWQRMNGDNSMPYLDGSNPYLVNYVQVNDFAAAQERSWQLRYDYDFKAIGINGLSFLTRYVNGDHIKVPGSDQEGKEWERDSELKYVIQTGTFKDVSLRLRNATYRTNYEKFARDVDETRLIVSYNFSVL; this is encoded by the coding sequence ATGCGTCCCCCATTTCCCCTCATCACCCCGCGCCAGTCGCTTGGCTTCGGAGCCTTTGTGCTGTGCGCCGGTTTTACCGCGCAGGTTCAGGCCAGCGGTTTTCTCGAAGACACCACGGCGAAGATCGAATCGCGCACGGTGTACTTCAACCGTGATTTCCGTGACGGGCACACTTCCAGTGATCAGGGCGCGTCCAAGCGCGAAGAGTCGGCGCAGGGCTTTATTCTCAATCTGCAATCGGGCTACACCGAAGGCACCGTCGGTTTTGGTATCGATGCGCTGGGCATGGCGGGTTTCCAGCTCGATTCCAGCCCGGATCGCAGCAACAGCGGCCTGTTGCCGTCCAGCGGCGAGAACCCGCGCGGTTCGAAAGGTCAGTACGCGAAGATGGGCCTGACCGCCAAGGTCAAAGTCTCGGACACGGTGCTGAAATATGGCGCGCTGCTGCCGGATCTGCCGTTGCTCAAGTACAACGACGGTCGCCTGCTGCCGACCATGTTCAACGGCGCAATGCTGACCTCGAAAGAGGTGAAGGACCTGACCTTCATGGCTGCGCGTCTGGACAAGTACACCGCGCGGGATTCGACCGATTCGCAAGACATCCGCGTGCACTGCAAGAACAAGCGCTATGCCTGCAACACCACCGCCGATCATTTCGACATGTACGGCTTCGACTACAAGATCAACGATCGCCTGACCGCGCAATATCACTACGCCGAACTGGAAGACATTTATCGCCAGCACTTCGTAGGTCTTTTGGCGAACCAGCCGCTGGGTGACGGTGTGCTGAAAGCCGATCTGCGTTTGCTGAAAAGCGCCGACAGCGGTGAGGCGAAAGCGGGCTCCATCGACAACCGCGCGCTGAGCGGCATGCTGTCCTACGGCATTAGCGGTCATACCTTCAGTGCCGGCTGGCAGCGCATGAACGGCGACAATTCGATGCCGTATCTGGATGGCAGCAACCCGTACCTGGTGAACTACGTGCAGGTCAACGACTTCGCCGCCGCGCAGGAACGTTCCTGGCAGCTGCGTTATGACTATGACTTCAAGGCCATCGGCATCAACGGTCTGAGCTTCCTGACCCGTTACGTGAACGGCGATCACATCAAGGTGCCGGGCAGCGATCAGGAAGGCAAAGAGTGGGAACGTGACAGCGAGCTGAAGTACGTGATCCAGACCGGGACGTTCAAGGACGTCAGCCTGCGGTTGCGTAATGCGACTTACCGCACCAACTACGAGAAGTTCGCCCGGGATGTGGATGAGACCCGGTTGATTGTGAGTTACAACTTTTCGGTGTTGTAA
- a CDS encoding carbohydrate kinase family protein, which translates to MYLVCGEALFDFFSEDDAGGQASKVNFKAIAGGSPFNVAVGLRRLGVDSALFGGLSTDYLGRRLQQVLQDEGVRPDYLVDFAAPTTLAMVAVGANGSPHYSFRGEGCADRQLSLAHLPTLGPEVRGLHFGSFSLVVQPIADTLLALVQRESGKRLISLDPNVRLNPEPNIDLWRERIATLVPLADLIKVSDEDLSLLYPEQDPARVIEGWLQHRCQVVFLTRGGEGATVFSRVHGSWSVPASSVKIADTVGAGDTFQAALITWLTEHELDSVEGVQHLSREQIDGMLRFAVQAAALTCSKTGPDLPYRHQLT; encoded by the coding sequence ATGTACCTGGTGTGTGGCGAAGCGCTGTTCGATTTCTTCAGCGAAGACGATGCCGGCGGACAGGCATCGAAAGTCAATTTCAAGGCGATTGCCGGTGGCTCGCCGTTCAACGTGGCGGTGGGCTTGCGCCGACTGGGCGTGGATTCGGCGCTGTTTGGCGGGTTGTCCACCGACTACCTCGGCCGACGCTTGCAGCAAGTGCTGCAGGATGAAGGCGTGCGCCCGGACTATCTGGTGGATTTCGCTGCGCCGACCACCCTGGCGATGGTCGCGGTGGGCGCCAATGGCTCGCCGCATTACAGCTTTCGTGGCGAGGGTTGCGCCGACCGCCAGTTGAGTCTGGCGCACCTGCCAACGTTGGGCCCTGAGGTGCGCGGTTTGCACTTCGGGTCCTTCTCGCTGGTGGTGCAACCGATTGCCGATACCTTGCTTGCGCTGGTGCAGCGTGAAAGCGGCAAGCGCCTGATCAGCCTCGACCCGAACGTGCGCCTCAACCCCGAGCCGAACATCGACCTGTGGCGCGAACGAATTGCTACGCTGGTGCCGTTGGCGGACTTGATCAAAGTCAGCGACGAAGACTTGAGCCTGCTGTACCCCGAACAGGATCCGGCGCGCGTCATCGAAGGCTGGCTGCAGCATCGTTGTCAGGTGGTGTTCCTGACCCGTGGCGGTGAAGGCGCGACCGTGTTCAGCCGTGTTCACGGCTCATGGTCGGTGCCGGCAAGCTCGGTGAAGATCGCCGATACCGTCGGCGCCGGCGATACCTTCCAGGCCGCGTTGATCACCTGGCTGACCGAGCATGAACTGGATTCGGTGGAAGGCGTGCAGCACCTCAGTCGCGAACAGATCGACGGCATGCTCAGGTTTGCCGTACAGGCGGCTGCCCTTACATGCAGTAAAACAGGTCCGGATTTGCCTTATCGCCACCAGTTGACCTGA
- the xylB gene encoding xylulokinase gives MNNQQLFLGIDCGTQGTKAIILDAVSGQVLGQGAAAHTMISGANGRREQDTAQWLEAFTLATRRALLAANVDGQSILGIGVSGQQHGLVLLDDQGQVLRPAKLWCDTETTAENDRLLTHLGGEQGSLERLGVVIAPGYTVSKLLWTKEQHPDVFSRIARILLPHDYLNFWLTGRACSEYGDASGSGYFNVRARQWDLQLLRDIDPSGRLQSALPELIDAHQAVGTILPAIAEQLGINPNAIVSSGGGDNMMGAIGTGNIQPGAITMSLGSSGTVYAYAEAPKVSPDASVATFCSSSGGWLPLICTMNLTNATGAIRELFDLDLDAFNALVAQAPIGAEGVSMLPFLNGERVPPLPHATGSLHGLTIDNLTQANLCRAAVEGTTFGLRYGLDLLRQNGLQSRSICLIGGGSKSAVWRQIVADIMNTPVICTEQSEAAALGAAIQAAWCKSWSNGHEDSLADLCQRCVKLDLNSETLPVAANVAAFQQAYERYRLHVATL, from the coding sequence ATGAACAACCAACAACTCTTCCTCGGCATCGACTGCGGCACCCAAGGCACCAAAGCCATCATCCTCGACGCTGTCAGCGGTCAGGTGTTGGGCCAGGGCGCCGCCGCCCACACGATGATCAGCGGCGCCAACGGTCGTCGCGAGCAGGACACCGCGCAATGGCTGGAAGCTTTCACCCTCGCCACCCGCCGCGCTTTATTGGCGGCAAATGTCGACGGCCAGTCGATCCTTGGCATTGGCGTTTCCGGCCAGCAACACGGGCTGGTATTGCTCGACGACCAAGGCCAGGTCCTGCGCCCGGCCAAGCTCTGGTGCGACACCGAAACCACGGCTGAAAACGATCGACTGCTGACTCACCTCGGCGGCGAACAAGGCTCGCTGGAACGCCTCGGCGTGGTCATCGCGCCGGGCTACACCGTATCCAAACTGCTGTGGACCAAGGAACAGCATCCAGACGTTTTCTCCCGCATCGCACGAATCCTGCTGCCCCACGACTACCTGAATTTCTGGCTCACCGGTCGTGCGTGCAGCGAGTACGGTGACGCATCCGGCTCCGGCTATTTCAACGTGCGCGCCCGGCAATGGGATCTGCAACTGCTGCGCGACATAGACCCCAGCGGCCGTCTGCAATCCGCTCTGCCCGAGCTGATCGACGCCCATCAAGCGGTCGGCACGATCCTGCCGGCGATTGCCGAACAGCTGGGCATCAACCCCAACGCAATCGTGTCCAGCGGCGGCGGCGACAACATGATGGGCGCCATCGGCACCGGCAATATTCAACCGGGCGCGATCACCATGAGCCTCGGCTCATCCGGCACGGTGTACGCCTACGCCGAAGCGCCAAAGGTCAGCCCGGACGCGTCGGTCGCGACCTTCTGTTCGTCCAGCGGTGGCTGGCTGCCGTTGATCTGCACCATGAACCTGACCAATGCCACCGGCGCGATCCGCGAACTGTTCGACCTCGATCTCGATGCCTTCAACGCCTTGGTGGCCCAGGCTCCGATTGGCGCTGAAGGTGTGAGCATGTTGCCGTTCCTCAACGGCGAACGCGTGCCTCCCCTGCCCCACGCTACCGGCAGCCTGCATGGCCTGACGATCGATAACCTGACGCAAGCCAATCTGTGCCGCGCCGCCGTCGAGGGCACCACCTTCGGCCTGCGTTATGGACTGGATCTGTTGCGCCAGAATGGTTTACAAAGCCGCAGCATTTGCCTGATCGGCGGTGGTTCGAAAAGTGCGGTGTGGCGGCAGATCGTCGCCGACATCATGAACACCCCAGTGATCTGCACCGAACAGAGCGAAGCAGCAGCGCTGGGCGCGGCGATTCAGGCGGCGTGGTGCAAGTCATGGTCAAACGGCCACGAAGACTCCCTGGCCGACCTGTGCCAGCGCTGCGTGAAGCTCGACCTGAACAGTGAAACCCTGCCGGTTGCCGCGAATGTCGCGGCCTTCCAGCAGGCCTATGAACGCTATCGACTGCATGTCGCAACCTTATAA
- a CDS encoding ABC transporter ATP-binding protein, which translates to MANLKIKNLQKGFEGFSIIKGIDLEVNDKEFVVFVGPSGCGKSTLLRLIAGLEEVSGGTIELDGRDITEVSPAKRDLAMVFQTYALYPHMTVKKNMSFALDLAGVPKAEVEKKVGEAARILELGPMLERKPKQLSGGQRQRVAIGRAIVRNPKIFLFDEPLSNLDAALRVQMRLELLRLHKDLKATMIYVTHDQVEAMTMADKVVVLNGGKIEQVGSPLELYHNPANLFVAGFLGTPKMGFLKGQIARIDGASCEVSLDAGTRIILPFNASNLSVGSAVTLGIRPEHLELAQAGDCTLQVTADVSERLGSDTFCHVKTNAGEALTMRVRGDLASRYGEQLNLHLDAAHCHLFDADGVALTRPLRAAA; encoded by the coding sequence ATGGCCAACCTGAAAATCAAGAATCTGCAAAAAGGCTTCGAAGGTTTTTCCATCATCAAGGGCATCGACCTTGAGGTGAACGACAAGGAATTCGTGGTGTTCGTCGGCCCGTCGGGCTGCGGCAAATCCACCCTGCTGCGACTGATCGCCGGTCTTGAAGAAGTCAGCGGCGGCACTATCGAACTGGACGGGCGCGACATCACCGAAGTCAGCCCGGCCAAGCGTGATCTGGCGATGGTGTTCCAGACCTACGCGCTGTACCCGCACATGACCGTGAAGAAAAACATGTCGTTCGCCCTCGACCTGGCCGGCGTACCGAAGGCTGAAGTCGAGAAGAAAGTCGGCGAAGCGGCACGGATTCTCGAACTGGGCCCCATGCTCGAGCGCAAGCCGAAGCAACTGTCCGGCGGCCAGCGTCAGCGCGTGGCCATCGGCCGGGCGATCGTGCGCAACCCGAAAATCTTTCTGTTCGACGAACCGCTGTCCAACCTCGACGCCGCGCTGCGGGTGCAGATGCGCCTCGAGTTACTGCGCCTGCACAAGGACCTCAAAGCGACGATGATCTACGTGACCCACGATCAGGTCGAGGCCATGACCATGGCCGACAAGGTCGTGGTGCTCAATGGCGGCAAGATCGAGCAGGTCGGCTCGCCGCTGGAGCTGTATCACAACCCCGCCAACCTGTTCGTCGCCGGGTTCCTCGGCACGCCGAAAATGGGCTTCCTCAAGGGCCAGATCGCCCGGATAGATGGCGCGAGCTGTGAAGTCTCGCTGGACGCCGGCACCCGCATCATCCTGCCGTTCAATGCGTCGAACCTGAGCGTTGGCAGCGCCGTGACCCTCGGCATTCGCCCGGAACATCTGGAGCTGGCGCAAGCGGGTGACTGCACCCTGCAAGTCACCGCTGACGTCAGCGAACGTTTGGGCAGCGACACCTTCTGCCACGTCAAGACCAACGCCGGCGAAGCCCTGACCATGCGCGTGCGCGGTGATCTGGCGAGCCGTTACGGCGAACAACTGAACCTGCACCTGGACGCTGCCCACTGCCACCTGTTCGATGCCGACGGCGTGGCACTGACTCGCCCGCTGCGCGCGGCCGCCTGA